One window of the Eschrichtius robustus isolate mEscRob2 chromosome X, mEscRob2.pri, whole genome shotgun sequence genome contains the following:
- the NEXMIF gene encoding neurite extension and migration factor → MDNQQDKAVVASANGENTMINGVKENDSEDQDVAMKSFAALEAATPIQPILVAQKENLMYPRGLLPLPSKKPCMQSPPSPLGLIEAPEHAANSASVNAISLTSGVAKGLNTWSLPNECEKAPFAIMEPAGMSALNGECLMQPSRTCLGCFMESKDAVDPEPGISLKVSDLNRDYETCAVSDIGIQCINAGENMKYGEQLLSDQLLGFPLHKSRAGDRREAEKPDIDLEDPAQKSYYEALLLDKCNTEEALLANSNQDWGYFETFISESKIELLDLCSKNELSVNLFSEEDVDNYMFDDDESTLGSDVCSLKIRYESFQDNVRDKTTLLMQEDAQFNFFPSVFTTCPKRESKSGALKQSSDLSQFKVPDVSIIWGEEDKTLDKKKGKEEGQEDKGAEKKDAKDNGEKSALNKPCSGPEVGQFKNPKQGHLANSLEASGNFSDDSSFIEVSYDAMGEIKDCSRYMARDTNSGSSSSQQNYGLRAKRKVRYSEDYLYDVDSLEGEKVNERKEWLPGGCKEEDDDEWCPKKRRKVTRKEPPVIIKYIIINRFKGEKNMLVKLGRVDASETTVNLSESQLNKYAKLAPLKGFWQKKKRQRNSNSDSNKTPLCQKQSFEPGSFEVSFLPPARKRKSKLGNRHRIQRIPSMETSASGKQVSFCNDERQASSRKEDGGLKGTLKSAPLAAPGRANGSHLNDITGPDSVKVKAQDAQFKGPERKVLNKIKFKSEARLKSKKIKAGQESKPVVQMTPLLGDQSSKANSKNEAIPGTSNGSHLSEFHETKVAKNSTFLPTTCSSEMPLSSDPVANNIPVIPGGYLQTLLDASDLSNNTGISYFTQHSPEQNEVSLTQTEKSFVPLQPAQDCVLSSPSESELLQSSQNFKMESSNYGNVWPNKPTSGSQEFMAAVSREIAPNQSCEFGVSQVVSMENNLTATTYNPICLNSGGSSCNKVLYASVQDTQLSSDDSYQLCHFNNGEICFPFQQGPVNMDDGQLFSFDSMAPLSVNSSNYCSLSLKSCEKDGDDDITDDFLAHCSPKLVIQQSIDEIAPLKESTDLLDISNFTPDKFRHSSLSEMSPPDTPSLSPQITRCENIKTLGTLKGFQEGAPGILGNMEKIKWDCSTLSRQVQVDDGFTLNNHQFQFHMFNDEDSVSLLQKAPCLSAFNDPSGQMSTDNKVSKSRKKSSPNKSGAMNQSSSQKNNRKKTPKANNKGIEKPPGKTSRQVPKSTKKGKFMAAVNGEKMQIGIGRGGGQINSISSTGKTLPECIQHSGPVASMKMPSQKGLSGDWSLGKESSPGWSDMSMGTNTNNLLDDDQREFQEPSYILSNIASGMADVQRFMMASMEPLCEPMEHHGDPNIFYSPESNSLKLKTLKILAGTPQESKKKANSGSPGATKNHRSIKGVSKSNGKAAIGDPGRASMPGYNEDSRSAFFDKKYNNLSTLGNNGPTHKKLYRHKTSSKALRDEKCKGKRMEREQVHKDEAGTASFEKLRDSDYNLLKAETAFWVLPVFEEETPIFQKDI, encoded by the exons atggataaccaacaagataAGGCTGTTGTTGCCTCAGCCAACGGAGAAAACACTATGATTAATGGGGTCAAGGAAAATG ATTCAGAGGACCAGGATGTGGCAATGAAGTCATTTGCAGCTCTAGAAGCTGCTACACCAATCCAGCCTATACTGGTGGCTCAAAAAGAGAACCTGATGTATCCCAGAGGtctcctgcctctgccctctAAGAAGCCCTGTATGCAGAGCCCTCCCTCTCCTTTGGGCCTGATTGAAGCACCTGAGCATGCTGCTAATAGTGCTTCTGTGAATGCCATCTCTCTTACATCTGGTGTTGCAAAAGGCCTGAACACATGGTCACTGCCCAATGAGTGTGAGAAAGCTCCATTTGCCATAATGGAGCCTGCAGGCATGTCAGCTCTGAATGGGGAGTGCCTCATGCAGCCAAGCCGGACTTGCTTGGGCTGCTTCATGGAATCCAAGGATGCAGTAGATCCTGAGCCAGGGATCAGTCTAAAAGTCAGTGATCTAAATAGGGATTATGAAACTTGTGCAGTCTCTGATATAGGGATTCAGTGTATCAATGCTGGAGAAAACATGAAATACGGAGAGCAGCTGCTCTCAGACCAGCTCCTAGGCTTCCCACTGCACAAATCAAGGGCAGGAGATAGACGAGAAGCCGAGAAACCTGACATTGACTTGGAGGACCCAGCTCAGAAAAGTTATTATGAGGCATTACTATTAGATAAGTGCAATACGGAAGAGGCTTTGCTGGCAAATTCCAATCAGGATTGGGGTTACTTTGAGACTTTTATTAGTGAGAGTAAGATTGAACTGCTTGACCTCTGTTCCAAGAATGAGCTGTCTGTCAACCTGTTCTCTGAAGAAGATGTGGATAACTACATGTTCGATGATGATGAGTCAACACTGGGCAGTGACGTCTGCTCCCTGAAAATTCGATATGAATCCTTCCAGGACAACGTTCGAGACAAAACCACCCTTTTGATGCAGGAGGATGCCCAATTCAACTTTTTTCCCAGTGTCTTCACTACCTGCCCCAAGCGGGAGTCTAAGAGTGGGGCCCTGAAGCAGAGCAGTGATCTTTCCCAATTCAAGGTCCCTGATGTGAGCATTATCTGGGGGGAGGAAGATAAAACCTTGGACAAGAAGAAAGGCAAAGAAGAAGGCCAGGAAGACAAAGGTGCAGAGAAAAAAGATGCAAAGGATAATGGAGAAAAATCTGCCTTAAATAAACCATGTAGTGGACCTGAAGTAGGGCAATTTAAGAATCCAAAGCAAGGCCATCTTGCCAATTCCTTGGAGGCATCAGGGAATTTTAGTGATGACAGTTCCTTCATTGAGGTCTCTTATGATGCCATGGGGGAGATCAAGGACTGTAGCCGCTATATGGCTCGGGACACTAATTCTGGCAGCTCCTCCTCCCAGCAGAATTATGGGCTGCGAGCCAAGAGAAAAGTCAGGTATAGTGAAGATTATCTATATGATGTTGACTCACTAGAGGGTGAAAAAGTAAATGAGAGGAAGGAATGGCTGCCAGGTGGTTGTAAAGAGGAAGATGATGACGAATGGTGtcccaaaaagagaagaaaagtaacTCGTAAGGAGCCCCCTGTTATTATCAAATATATCATCATCAATCGTTTTAAAGGTGAGAAGAACATGCTGGTGAAGTTGGGTAGGGTGGATGCCAGTGAGACAACAGTGAATTTGAGTGAGTCGCAGCTCAACAAATATGCCAAGCTGGCCCCCTTGAAGGGCTTctggcaaaagaagaaaaggcagagaaacAGCAATTCAGACTCCAACAAAACACCCTTATGCCAAAAGCAAAGCTTTGAACCAGGTAGCTTTGAGGTGTCATTCCTGCCACCTGCTCGCAAACGAAAATCTAAACTTGGCAACAGGCACAGGATTCAAAGAATTCCATCCATGGAAACTTCAGCAAGTGGTAAGCAGGTTTCATTCTGCAATGATGAGAGGCAAGCTAGTAGTCGTAAAGAAGATGGAGGCCTGAAAGGTACACTGAAGTCAGCACCTCTGGCTGCCCCCGGCCGTGCAAATGGATCACATTTAAATGACATCACAGGCCCTGACTCAGTGAAAGTCAAAGCCCAAGATGCACAATTTAAGGGGCCAGAGAGGAAAGTGCTcaacaaaatcaaatttaaaagtgAAGCCAGGTTAAAATCCAAGAAAATCAAAGCTGGGCAAGAAAGCAAGCCAGTTGTTCAAATGACCCCTCTTTTGGGAGACCAATCTTCCAAAGCTAATTCAAAGAATGAAGCTATTCCTGGGACCTCAAATGGTTCACATCTATCTGAATTTCATGAGACAAAGGTTGCTAAGAATTCTACTTTCCTACCAACCACCTGCTCTTCTGAAATGCCTCTATCATCTGATCCTGTTGCCAACAATATACCTGTTATCCCTGGAGGGTATTTGCAGACATTGTTAGATGCTTCTGACTTGTCAAATAATACTGGCATTTCATACTTCACTCAGCATTCTCCAGAGCAAAATGAAGTCAGCCTCACTcaaacagaaaaatcatttgtACCTCTCCAGCCTGCCCAGGACTGTGTGCTTTCCTCGCCTTCTGAGTCTGAGCTGCTTCAATCATCCCAAAACTTCAAAATGGAATCAAGCAACTATGGAAATGTGTGGCCCAACAAACCTACTTCTGGCTCCCAGGAATTCATGGCTGCAGTCTCAAGGGAGATAGCTCCAAACCAATCATGTGAATTTGGAGTCTCCCAAGTAGTTTCTATGGAAAATAACCTCACAGCTACAACATACAATCCGATCTGCCTCAACAGTGGTGGCAGTAGTTGCAACAAGGTCCTGTATGCCTCTGTGCAAGACACCCAGCTCTCATCTGATGACTCTTATCAATTATGTCACTTTAATAATGGAGAGATCTGCTTTCCTTTCCAGCAGGGTCCAGTGAATATGGATGATGGGCAGCTCTTTAGCTTTGATTCCATGGCCCCACTCTCTGTCAACTCAAGCAATTATTGCTCCTTAAGCTTGAAGTCTTGTGAaaaggatggtgatgatgatatcaCTGATGACTTCCTGGCCCATTGCAGCCCCAAGCTGGTGATCCAGCAGAGCATTGATGAAATAGCACCACTAAAGGAGTCCACTGACCTCCTGGATATCTCCAACTTCACTCCTGACAAATTCCGCCACTCTTCCCTCTCAGAGATGTCCCCACCTGACACCCCCAGTCTTTCCCCTCAGATTACCAGATGTGAGAATATCAAGACACTAGGAACACTAAAGGGGTTCCAAGAGGGTGCACCAGGAATACTGGGCAATATGGAAAAAATCAAGTGGGACTGCAGTACCCTTTCACGGCAGGTCCAAGTGGATGATGGATTTACTTTAAATAACCATCAGTTTCAGTTCCATATGTTCAATGATGAGGATTCTGTCAGCCTGCTCCAAAAAGCCCCTTGCTTATCAGCGTTTAATGATCCATCTGGTCAAATGAGTACCGACAACAAGGTGTcaaaatcaagaaagaaaagcTCACCCAACAAGAGTGGGGCTATGAACCAAAGCTCTTCTcagaaaaacaacaggaaaaaaacccccaaagccaacAACAAAGGGATTGAAAAACCACCTGGCAAAACCTCCCGCCAGGTCCCTAAGTcaacaaagaaagggaaattcaTGGCTGCAGTCAATGGAGAGAAAATGCAAATTGGCATCGGTCGTGGAGGAGGCCAAATCAACAGCATATCCTCCACAGGGAAGACTTTGCCTGAATGTATCCAACATAGTGGCCCTGTGGCCTCTATGAAGATGCCAAGTCAGAAGGGACTTTCTGGAGATTGGTCTTTGGGAAAGGAGAGCAGCCCAGGCTGGAGTGACATGAGCATGGGCACCAACACCAACAACCTTCTGGATGATGATCAACGGGAATTTCAGGAGCCTTCTTATATCTTGTCCAACATTGCCTCTGGTATGGCAGATGTGCAGAGATTCATGATGGCCTCCATGGAGCCCCTTTGCGAACCCATGGAGCACCATGGAGACCCCAATATATTCTACTCCCCTGAATCCAATAGTCTAAAATTAAAAACCCTCAAAATATTGGCTGGGACACCACAGGAATCTAAGAAAAAGGCCAACAgtggctctccaggagccactaAGAATCACAGGTCCATCAAGGGTGTGAGTAAAAGCAATGGGAAAGCAGCGATAGGTGATCCTGGTCGTGCAAGCATGCCTGGTTATAACGAGGACTCTCGCTCTGCCTTCTTTGATAAAAAGTATAATAACCTGAGCACTTTAGGCAATAATGGACCGACACACAAAAAGTTATATCGTCACAAAACCAGCTCCAAGGCCCTGAGAGATGAGAAGTGTAAGGGAAAGCGTATGGAGCGAGAACAGGTCCACAAGGATGAGGCTGGGACagcttcttttgaaaaactgaG GGATTCCGACTACAATCTCCTAAAAGCAGAAACAGCATTTTGGGTTTTACCTGTGTTTGAAGAAGAGACTCCCATTTTCCAGAAAGACATTTga